The sequence GCCTGCCTTTCGATGACGGGCTCGGCGGGAGCGGGCTCACCGACTGTGGCGCGGTCGTCATCCGCTACGGCGTCGTGGGGAACGGGCTGGCCGGAGGGCTGGCCGACACCTTCCTCTCGCAGTTCGCGGCCGGGAGCCTGAATCCACCCGAAGTGGACGATCGATTCGGCTATGCGCTGGCCGCCGGCGACTTCAACGGCGACGGCATCGATGATCTCGCCATCGGCGTCCCTGGCGATCGCCAGTGGGATTCGGGAACCGAGCAGTACGAGAACACCGGCGCGGTCGAAATTCACTATGGCCACGTCGACGGCATTCAGCTTGTAGGCGAGCATCACCTGAAGCACCACACCTTCTACAGCCACCCCGGCGACCGACTGGGAGAAGCATTGGCGGTCGGCAACTTCAACGCCGATTTCTATGACGACCTGGCGATCGGAGTCCCTGGGGATCACGGGGTCTTCCTCGACGGATTCGTTTGGCCCTCCGGCACCGTGTGGGTTCTGCATGGCCACTTCGGCGGGCTGGTGCCCGAGGACGTACTCTTCGTCTCGCAAGACAGCGAGGGCATCCATGACTGGCCAGAGATCGATGACGACTTCGGCTTCGCTGTGGCAACGGGCGACTTCAATGGCGACGGCTTCGACGACCTGGCGATCGGCGTGCCCGGAGAGGAAGCCACGGGCGCGGTGCAAGTGGTCCTGGGGAGCGCGTCCAGTCTGGTCTTCGCGAACAACGCAATCTGGTTGCAGGGCGAGCTCGTCGGCGGCGGCCCGAGTGAGGTGGGCGATCGCTTCGGCAGTGCTCTCGCGGTGGGCAACTTCGACGGCGACCTGAACTTCGGACGGCCCGTCGACGACCTCGTCATCGGCGCGCCGTTCGAGGACCTGGGCGCCGGGGGCGCGAACACCGACGCCGGTGAGATCTCCGTGCTCTACGGCACGGCGTCGGGAACCTGGTTCGATCACGCGCGCACCGAGCACCTGCGACAGAGTGGGATCTTCGGCTCGACGACCTACGACCAGGCGGGCGACAAGTTCGGTTTTGCACTCGCCAGCGGAGATTTCGACGGCGATGGCCGCGCCGACCTCGCCGTGGGCCAGCCTGGAGAAGATGTCGGCGGCATCAACCGGGGAGGCGTGACCATCCTCATGGGCGCCCTCGGCGGCCTCTACGATCGCTTCCGATTCCTGGCAGCGGGG is a genomic window of Thermoanaerobaculia bacterium containing:
- a CDS encoding FG-GAP repeat protein encodes the protein MRTLRSARVQRTLRTLGAALLLTILATAALDAQAAIGLSSVRAQGFQNEDLIFYTPEAGDRFGWALASGDFNGDGAEDLATGLPFDDGLGGSGLTDCGAVVIRYGVVGNGLAGGLADTFLSQFAAGSLNPPEVDDRFGYALAAGDFNGDGIDDLAIGVPGDRQWDSGTEQYENTGAVEIHYGHVDGIQLVGEHHLKHHTFYSHPGDRLGEALAVGNFNADFYDDLAIGVPGDHGVFLDGFVWPSGTVWVLHGHFGGLVPEDVLFVSQDSEGIHDWPEIDDDFGFAVATGDFNGDGFDDLAIGVPGEEATGAVQVVLGSASSLVFANNAIWLQGELVGGGPSEVGDRFGSALAVGNFDGDLNFGRPVDDLVIGAPFEDLGAGGANTDAGEISVLYGTASGTWFDHARTEHLRQSGIFGSTTYDQAGDKFGFALASGDFDGDGRADLAVGQPGEDVGGINRGGVTILMGALGGLYDRFRFLAAGINGVPPGIQDHSDMGRALATGDFDGNGHSDLAIGIPFRTVGGLEDVGYESVLYGALFADGFAAGNGGFWSEWNP